Proteins encoded within one genomic window of Arachis ipaensis cultivar K30076 chromosome B08, Araip1.1, whole genome shotgun sequence:
- the LOC107611468 gene encoding uric acid degradation bifunctional protein TTL-like: MPEFDVEGLRLTRDGKLECRDFYLICSSRCFGEKMIKASPFYSLDDATSFARKLWFNESSIQSWLDAFSGRRHLTQAIGHAPGSMMKELNQWDRMYWAKFGFQFITSTDTWCSQEILDEVKSRHENSLVVELEIAAREEFNLIVHGLDRLWDRMSRENIQKESEAPGEVVPDSLDGEDVVPSDRSDGEDADGPKASTLSYDLNLTPEENEDPYSGMSPEKRNAWHLAVWATRYLNP, from the exons ATGCCTGAGTTTGATGTCGAAGGCCTGCGGCTGACAAGAGACG GAAAATTGGAGTGCCGAGACTTCTATCTCATTTGCAGCAGCCGCTGTTTCGGAGAGAAGATGATAAAGGCGTCCCCATTCTATTCCCTGGATGACGCAACATCATTTGCAAGGAAGTTGTGGTTCAATGAGTCCAGTATACAATCATGGCTGGATGCCTTTTCTGGTCGCAGACACCTCACTCAAGCCATTGGTCATGCGCCGGGTTCAATGATGAAG GAATTGAATCAATGGGACCGTATGTACTGGGCAAAATTTGGGTTTCAGTTTATAACAAGTACGGATACGTGGTGCTCACAGGAAATACTCGACGAGGTGAAG TCACGGCATGAAAACTCCCTTGTTGTTGAACTGGAAATTGCGGCACGGGAGGAATTCAACCTCATAGTACATGGCCTTGATCGACTATGGGACA GAATGTCTCGTGAGAATATTCAGAAGGAGTCTGAAGCACCGGGGGAGGTGGTTCCAGATTCATTGGATGGAGAGGATGTTGTCCCTTCCGATAGATCTGATGGCGAGGATGCTGATGGACCCAAGGCTTCCACTCTATCATATGATCTGAATTTGACGCCAGAAGAGAATGAAGATCCTTATAGTGGAATGTCTCCTGAGAAGAGGAATGCATGGCACTTGGCTGTGTGGGCTACTAGATACTTGAACCCTTGA
- the LOC107611467 gene encoding uncharacterized protein LOC107611467, with amino-acid sequence MGKSWKDTRLRLYDDYYEPTLSTEENIENHPPGIDRDHWRWYLDYRTKPETKSEQEGRIVSRGELWVKVHKRRDGSYINDEAREIGERLLEIEQQDETSRVLSQNDSLAQVFGREKPGRVRGMGIGPTPSQLFGTNLQPSVNRVLEEETQRKLNELQTELEAEKLKRKAMEDEAAADKKRIKDVAYQLDLSIDGEYVSGYLTDFKQYIDSG; translated from the exons atGGGAAAGTCCTGGAAAGATACAAGGCTGAGATTGTATGATGATTACTACGAGCCAACACTGTCGACTGAAGAAAATATCGAGAACCATCCACCAGGAATTGATCGAGATCACTGGAGATGGTACCTTGATTATCGCACTAAACCTGAGACGAAG TCAGAACAAGAAGGAAGGATAGTCAGTAGAGGAGAGTTGTGGGTCAAGGTTCACAAAAGAAGGGATGGCTCTTATATTAATGATGAGGCGAGAGAAATTGGT GAAAGACTTCTGGAgattgagcaacaagatgaaactTCTAGAGTCTTGTCTCAAAATGATTCCCTTGCTCAGGTTTTTGGAAGAGAGAAACCGGGTAGAGTGCGTGGAATGGGTATTGGACCGACTCCCAGTCAACTCTTTGGTACAAATTTGCAACCATCAGTAAACAGAGTCCTAGAAGAGGAGACGCAAAGGAAGCTGAATGAACTACAGACAGAACTGGAAGCCGAGAAGTTGAAAAGGAAGGCGATGGAAGATGAAGCAGCAGCAGACAAGAAAAGGATAAAG GATGTGGCATACCAGTTAGACCTCTCCATAGACGGAGAGTATGTTAGTGGATATCTGACAGACTTCAAGCAGTACATTGACAGTGGCTAA
- the LOC107611466 gene encoding uncharacterized protein LOC107611466, with product MSLIDFQNTVLQKLGLYGMKRIEILYYRIPISVVHDGVKYDSFVIDNDEDLQVLFYCDCQFPKVRIPDPLAKFVDVVSSSGKSNQNYQSVLMAAASSSTHVGASSSLLVMASIGDLVASLSFATYLHRDEIADVGAYINTPVMTSHSREVGEPNAVEDVLGDDDDVKPTMIEDENNDDIGRSILVRAGRVSSSGTQQYPLHFLNLDLDAMRRQGFPDVESNFGVRDSQDIVGIAEFQTYSIHRGVEYKVLELDHANYYKKCKEFGNSCRWSIWITQRADAAVSIKVLQNTTEAHFGFRPMYKRIWLAKLKVIAQIYRDWEESYNELPRMEILITFPLLLPQ from the exons ATGAGCCTTATTGATTTTCAGAATACCGTACTACAGAAATTGGGATTGTATGGAATGAAACGAATAGAGATTTTATATTATAGAATTCCAATTTCTGTTGTTCACGATGGGGTGAAGTACGACTCGTTTGTGATAGACAATGACGAGGATCtgcaagttttattttattgtgaTTGCCAGTTTCCGAAAGTAAGAATCCCTGATCCATTGGCCAAGTTTGTGGATGTGGTTTCTAGTTCAGGAAAGTCGAACCAGAATTATCAATCAGTACTAATGGCAGCAGCCTCCAGTTCAACTCATGTTGGTGCGTCTTCATCTCTACTTGTAATGGCATCTATAGGAGATTTAGTGGCTTCTTTGTCCTTCGCAACCTATCTGCACCGCGATGAAATTGCTGATGTAGGTGCTTACATCAATACTCCTGTTATGACCTCGCATTCTAGGGAGGTTGGAGAACCGAATGCGGTGGAAGACGTGCTAGGGGATGACGATGATGTCAAGCCCACCATGATTGAGGATGAAAACAATGATGACATAGGGAGGAGTATTCTAGTTAGGGCTGGTAGAGTATCGAGTTCGGGAACTCAACAGTATCCACTGCACTTTTTGAATCTAGACTTAGATGCCATGAGACGTCAGGGGTTCCCGGATGTGGAATCCAATTTTGGGGTCAGAGATTCACAGGACATTGTAGGTATAGCTGAGTTTCAA ACTTATAGTATCCATCGGGGGGTTGAGTACAAAGTCTTAGAATTGGACCATGCTAACTACTACAAAAAGTGTAAGGAGTTCGGAAACAGCTGCAGATGGTCGATTTGGATCACTCAACG AGCTGATGCAGCTGTGTCCATCAAGGTACTGCAAAATACGACAGAGGCACATTTTGGGTTTAGACCTATGTACAAAAGGATTTGGCTGGCTAAGCTGAAGGTCATCGCACAGATATATAGGGACTGGGAGGAATCCTATAATGAGTTGCCAAG GATGGAAATTCTAATAACGTTCCCATTGCTTTTGCCCCAATAG
- the LOC107611469 gene encoding uncharacterized protein LOC107611469, whose translation MGHRRFLHCDHRYRQDLSRFDGKVEDRSPPTKLTGRDVLRQLEGVPVSQGKVQAVGGKRRRGQQTVMQDESPWKKRSIFFDLPYWENNELRHNLDVMHIEKNVCDNIVYTMLNESGRSKDHLKARKDLQLMGIRQDMWPLEGGKYPAAVFTMSNPQKDVFLRIIKNVVFPDGYSSNISRCIDLKHRKLHGLKSHDCHILMEHLLPIASKHVLPTTVAVVLAELSTFFQLICSKSIDPQQLSLLQDRVVNTLCHMEMIFPPSFFTVMVHLTVHLVDEVRIGGPVHYRWMYPIERYLCRLKQYVRNRAQPEGSIAEGYLSEEILTFCSRYLDDVETRINRPTRVDDRPSDDLPSEIASMIPDVGKAVGASSFFTLTAIEKFQAHRHVLVNCGAVEKFLDEYRAITKRKLRTRTRSQSHIDSVVHREFPNWFRHQVPFGSTSHSNELQWLACGPLDQARRYQAYNVNGFKFRTMSREEGMKTQNSGVYVTSDTRSYASKRDANVAVGGVSYYGRLLDIIELNYSGQFIVVLFKCLWADTTSGRGIRHDVLGHTCVNFATSIHTGDREDDKPYILASEARLVFYVEDEVDNGWSVVFHVKPRDLFDMGEDFESL comes from the exons atgggTCATCGTCGCTTCCTGCATTGCGATCACAGGTATAGACAGGACCTGAGTAGATTTGATGGCAAGGTAGAGgatagatccccacctaccaaatTGACTGGCAGGGATGTCCTGAGACAATTGGAAGGTGTGCCCGTCTCACAGGGCAAGGTGCAAGCGGTGGGCGGCAAAAGAAGGCGCGGACAGCAAACCGTGATGCAAGATGAGTCTCCCTGGAAAAAGAGGAGTATATTCTTTGATCTGCCCTACTGGGAGAACAACGAATTACGTCACAACCTTGACGtgatgcacatagagaagaatgtATGCGACAATATTGTTTACACCATGTTGAACGAGAGCGGTAGATCCAAAGACCACCTAAAAGCTCGAAAAGATCTCCAATTGATGGGAATCAGGCAAGATATGTGGCCACTTGAAGGTGGAAAGTATCCCGCTGCAGTCTTTACCATGTCCAATCCACAGAAGGATGTCTTTCTTAGGATTATCAAGAATGTGGTCTTTCCTGACGGGTACTCTAGCAACATCTCTCGCTGCATTGATTTAAAACATCGCAAGTTACACGGGTTGAAGAGTCATGACTGCCACATTCTGATGGAACATCTATTGCCAATTGCGTCAAAACATGTATTGCCCACCACAGTGGCCGTCGTCCTGGCTGAGTTATCAACCTTTTTCCAACTAATATGCAGTAAATCCATAGATCCTCAACAACTTTCTCTCCTTCAGGATCGTGTGGTCAATACTCTATGCCACATGGAGATGATATTTCCACCTTCCTTCTTCACTGTCATGGTTCATCTAACGGTTCATTTAGTCGACGAGGTACGTATTGGTGGCCCAGTGCATTACCGGTGGATGTACCCAATCGAGAG GTACCTATGTCGTCTCAAACAGTATGTGCGTAATAGGGCACAACCTGAAGGATCGATTGCAGAGGGTTACTTATCCGAGGAGATTCTCACATTCTGTTCAAGATACCTAGATGATGTCGAGACTAGGATCAACCGACCAACGCGTGTTGACGATCGGCCGAGTGATGATCTGCCGAGCGAGATTGCCAGCATGATCCCAGATGTCGGAAAGGCGGTTGGGGCATCTTCATTTTTTACTCTAACCGCAATAGAAAAGTTTCAAGCACACCGTCATGTACTTGTCAACTGCGGTGCTGTTGAGAAATTCTTGGA TGAGTACAGAGCTATCACAAAGAGAAAACTGCGAACTAGAACCAGGTCCCAGTCTCACATAGATAGTGTTGTGCACAGAGAATTTCCGAACTGGTTCAGGCATCAG GTCCCATTTGGAAGCACCAGTCATTCAAACGAGTTGCAGTGGCTTGCATGCGGTCCCCTTGATCAGGCCAGACGCTATCAGGCCTACAACGTCAATGGATTTAAATTCAGAACCATGTCGAGGGAGGAAGGAATGAAAACACAGAATAGCGGTGTCTATGTCACTTCAGACACTAGAAGTTATGCAAGTAAACGGGATGCCAATGTTGCTGTTGGCGGTGTCTCGTACTACGGGAGATTATTGGACATCATCGAACTGAATTACAGTGGTCAATTCATTGTTGTGTTGTTCAAGTGTCTTTGGGCAGACACCACGTCGGGCAGAGGCATCCGACACGACGTGTTGGGCCACACCTGCGTCAATTTTGCCACTTCGATTCACACCGGTGATCGAGAAGACGATAAGCCGTACATCCTGGCATCTGAGGCGCGTCTTGTGTTCTACGTGGAGGATGAGGTGGACAACGGATGGAGTGTAGTATTCCATGTGAAGCCACGAGATTTGTTTGACATGGGCGAGGATTTTGAATCATTGTGA